A single genomic interval of Alistipes provencensis harbors:
- a CDS encoding beta-ketoacyl-[acyl-carrier-protein] synthase family protein — protein sequence MERRVVITGMGIYSCIGVGKEAVAESLYEGRSGIGIVPGRHEFGYRSALSGLLPHPDLKGKLDRRQRICLPEEGQYAYIATLEALGQAGITAEYLARNEVGILYGNDSSAAAVVEGIDKVRQTKDTAMIGSGNIFQSMNSTVSMNLSVIFNLKGVNFTVSGACASSSHAIGLAALLIRNGMQECVICGGCEEVNDYSVANFDTLAAFSTREDEPTKASRPFDRSRDGLVPSGGAATLIVESYESARRRGATILAEVAGYGFSSNGDHISVPNVDGPSRSLQRAVANAGIGLGEIGYVNAHATSTPLGDANEAQAIDAVFGSHKPYVTSTKSQTGHEMWMAGASEVIYSLLMMQGGFIAPNLNYEEGDEFSARLNIPSARVDTQFDAFLSNSFGFGGTNSTLIIRKFRQ from the coding sequence ATGGAAAGACGCGTCGTAATCACGGGCATGGGCATCTACTCCTGCATCGGAGTCGGAAAAGAGGCTGTCGCGGAATCGCTCTACGAAGGCCGCTCGGGTATCGGCATCGTCCCCGGCCGGCATGAATTCGGGTACCGGTCGGCACTCTCCGGACTGCTGCCGCATCCCGACCTGAAGGGAAAACTCGACCGCCGGCAGCGAATCTGCCTGCCCGAAGAGGGACAGTACGCCTACATCGCCACGCTCGAAGCGCTCGGGCAGGCCGGAATCACGGCCGAATACCTCGCCCGGAACGAAGTCGGCATCCTCTACGGCAACGACAGCAGCGCCGCGGCCGTGGTGGAGGGAATCGACAAGGTCCGCCAAACGAAGGACACCGCCATGATCGGCTCGGGCAACATCTTCCAGTCGATGAACTCTACGGTCTCGATGAACCTCTCGGTGATCTTCAACCTGAAAGGGGTGAACTTCACCGTCTCGGGGGCCTGCGCGAGCAGTTCGCACGCCATCGGGCTGGCCGCGCTGCTGATCCGCAACGGAATGCAGGAGTGTGTGATCTGCGGCGGCTGCGAGGAGGTCAACGATTACTCGGTGGCCAATTTCGACACGCTGGCCGCATTCTCCACCCGCGAAGACGAGCCGACGAAGGCCTCGCGCCCGTTCGACCGGTCGCGCGACGGGCTCGTCCCCAGCGGCGGCGCGGCGACGCTCATCGTCGAAAGCTACGAATCGGCCCGGCGCCGCGGGGCGACGATCCTTGCCGAGGTCGCCGGATACGGCTTCTCGTCGAACGGCGACCATATCTCCGTGCCCAACGTGGACGGACCGTCGCGCTCGCTGCAGCGCGCCGTGGCCAATGCCGGCATCGGGCTCGGGGAGATCGGCTATGTGAACGCCCATGCCACCTCGACGCCGCTGGGCGACGCCAACGAGGCGCAGGCCATCGACGCCGTGTTCGGCAGCCACAAACCCTATGTCACCTCGACCAAATCGCAGACGGGACACGAAATGTGGATGGCCGGAGCCAGCGAGGTGATCTACTCCCTGCTGATGATGCAGGGCGGGTTCATCGCCCCCAACCTCAACTACGAGGAAGGCGACGAGTTCTC
- the fabG gene encoding 3-oxoacyl-ACP reductase FabG — protein MTRYALVTGGSRGIGRAICERLAAEGYRLLINYRSDDAEAERTLGAVRAAGSEGELLKFDVADATAAREALEAWSGAHPEAFVEVVVNNAGIRSDNLMVWMPADDWNRVIATSLGGFYHVTQPLLQPMLTRRRGRIVNIVSLSGLKGLPGQTNYSAAKGGMIAATKALAQEVARRGVTVNAVAPGFIATEMTAELDQKELSKQIPAGRFGQAEEVAELVAFLCSDKAAYITGETISINGGIY, from the coding sequence ATGACACGATACGCACTTGTCACGGGCGGCTCGCGCGGAATAGGCCGGGCAATCTGCGAGAGGCTCGCAGCGGAAGGATACCGCCTGCTCATCAATTACCGGTCGGACGACGCCGAAGCGGAACGCACGCTCGGGGCCGTCCGTGCCGCGGGCTCGGAGGGCGAACTGCTCAAATTCGATGTCGCCGACGCGACGGCCGCCCGGGAAGCACTCGAAGCGTGGTCCGGGGCGCACCCCGAGGCATTCGTCGAGGTCGTGGTCAACAACGCCGGTATCCGCAGCGACAACCTCATGGTCTGGATGCCCGCCGACGACTGGAACCGGGTGATCGCCACCTCGCTGGGCGGCTTTTACCACGTCACGCAGCCGCTCCTGCAACCGATGCTGACCCGGCGCCGGGGACGGATCGTGAACATCGTCTCGCTCTCGGGTCTCAAGGGTCTGCCCGGCCAGACGAACTATTCGGCGGCAAAGGGCGGCATGATCGCCGCGACGAAAGCCCTCGCACAGGAGGTCGCCCGGCGCGGCGTCACGGTCAACGCCGTCGCCCCGGGGTTCATCGCCACGGAGATGACCGCCGAACTGGACCAAAAAGAGCTCAGCAAACAGATTCCCGCAGGACGCTTCGGTCAGGCGGAGGAGGTAGCCGAACTGGTGGCATTCCTCTGCTCGGACAAGGCGGCCTACATCACGGGGGAAACGATTTCAATAAACGGAGGTATCTACTGA